The genomic interval ACCCTCTGTTGAGGGTGGCCTGCTTAGGATACAGGTGCCTGGACCTGGAAGCGGCGCTCCCCACTCCGGGAGCGGCCTGTTTAACCCTGTCCCCCACAACCACCTTACCACTTTCATGCGTATTCGTTGAGTGTCTTCTGAACTCaaacctctgtgtgtgcatgtgtatgtttgaCTATATAactatttctgtttacttttataCTGAAGCTGCAGGTATACCATCGTAAATAAGTTACTACCTTGTGGTTATATTACATTGTTATCAATATTATTATAGTTATTATCATTACCATTTATCAATTCAGTAAACTTTGTTACATACCTGTTCACCACCACAATTGTAAGCTCCTtcataaggagtagggacacctatacAACCACCAAAACCTGTCTAGTGTATGGAGCCTGCTGGATTACCTTACAAGGGCAAAACGCCTATGAACTGGTTCAGTCATTCTGTGGAGGCCTCCTGGCACACGagtccagctgggagagcgtcAGGAGGAAGATGCAAAGGTCCCTGGCTCAGACCTGGGCTTTGGAAAACTCTGTCACGCACCTcaagaggctctgaatgcctcttcCCCTCCGACCTGTGCTCCCCTCCTATGAGTCAAAGTGGAGTGCAGCatggcctggggactctcttccccacagggaggagaaggagagggagggccttcaccagccccacactgccctttccacccgtggccttggcacctgtgtgtgcctggctctgcccacttgcctgccccacactcccggctgcactggaagcccatccacatcccggcgctcccaccctcgagctgccgtccaccccgaacctggaggccgaccacccacaaaggcatcgcccggccagtgccccggccgtgcagccgagggcaggggtcttcgccccaagtcccctgctcctgccctgctgccagcaccgctgctgctgtggccaggtcaaaggCTGCTGCCGCCAGACAgccccggggcccgaggcagctccagctgcctgcagggctgcgctggagccggtgaggagcgggctgcggtggggctggcagcgccagggtgggtggacagagggcagctgccctggaaccagacccctcacacatggcaagggctggagtactattaaatagccattaaatgatcccccagagacttggggatgggagcagccagcccctgcccagcccaggctgtgccccacgcggggctcagcagacagccgtgctccgggacctgccgcggtctggtgcaggagagaggccgtgcaaggctggccttgtcccctccgtggggatgcgcagagctgcaggaggacgcagctggccatgcaccaccccaccgctgggggagcagccagcgctgggaggggtgacGTGAGGGGCTGCTGTGGGacgatgggcctggggcagcttccccagcgtGGGCAGGCAACGCAGGCACCAACCTGGGCTCttgtctcctgctccctccagggcctCCCAGCAGTGCCCGCcccagggggctgcagagctctgggcactcGCTCCACAGAACCAGCCCCTCgcaaggccacagcagctccacggggcagaaagggggctcagctgccccaccagccccagggctggtggtgctgccctgcaggaccagcaggCTATGGGACCATGGGGTGACTCCCCACTGGCCGAGCTGCTCAGGACAGACCCAGCTGGACCAGCATCATTGCACCTGACCAGCCCCTCCCCAGGGTCTGTGGCTGTGCAGGATGCTTGGAGCAATCACAGGGCTTCTCACACTGCTCAGCATGTGTCCAGAGGTGTCATtagagccagccctctccctctcctgagaTTGCTGAGCCCTGATTTGATGTATTCCTCAGTTTGGCCCTTCATGTTTGAGTGACTCCACTTGGTTTTGTGagtctccactcactgcccagaCCAGGCACATGCTgcctctggagatcccctctgctccccgcgTGGCTGCATATCCCCTTCCAGAAGGACGGGCAGCTGTCACCTTCCCAGCAATATGTGGGACAGTCCCCGGCAGATACCCCTTGATGACTCATCCTTTCAGGGGCCCTTGGCATccacaagtgacagctgaatccaGACCTTGTTCCCTCACACATCACCCTAGGAGCGCATCCCCCTTAGCCCATGCACAACCCATCACAGCAACAGGACTTTGTAGGGTGCAATTCCCTGAGTGCATTCTTGGCACAAATTTTGGAAGAGGAGCCCAGCCTTCAGGCACAGTACtcaggagatccccttttattacaGAGATGCTCTGTGGGAGACCAGGTCTGACACAGGGATAGGCAGATTTAGAGAAGGCCTCTGGGTCAGACAGATGGGGTTTGTGCCTCTGGAGAAGTGGGATGAATTCAAACAGACTATCAGAATATCATGACTATCAGAGAGAACTCCCACAGCACAGGAGTTGCCtgagataaactgaaaaaaacttgtgaggagagatgggcagcttagtgctgctAAACTAGTACCAACTGAATCAGTTTCTTAAGGGCatctttgagctccttgttcctcatgctgtagaggagggggttcactgctggaggcaccaccgagtacacaacagccaccaccagatccagagctggggaggagatggaggggggcttcaggtgggcaaaaaatgaagtgctgataaagagggagaccacaaccagatgagggaggcacatggagaaggctttgtgccttccctgctcagagggcatcctcagcacagctctgaagatctgcacgtaggacagcacaatgaaaatgaaacacccaaagaataaacaggcactaaccacattaagccccacttcccggaggtaggtgtttgagcaggagagcttgaggagttggggaatctcacagaagaactggtccaggacattgccttggcagagaggtatggaaaatgtgttggcagtgtgcaggagagcattgagaaaaccagtggcccaggcagctgctgccatcctgacacaagctctggtacccatgagggtcccgtagtgcaggggtctgcagatggcaacaaagcggtcataggccatgactgtgaggagagaatactcggctgaaaataagaagacaaagaaaaagacctgggcagcacatgctgagtaggaaatggcGCTGGcgtccctcagggaattggccatggacttggggacagtggtggagatggaggccaggttgaggagggcgaggtggaggaggaagaagcacatgggggtgtggagacggtggtggcaggctacggctgtgatgatgaggccgttggccaggagggcagccaggtaggtgcccaggaagagtgtgaagtgcaagagctgcagctcccgtgtgtctgcaaaggccaggaggaggaactggttCAGGGAGCTGCCATTGGACACTTTGCTCTCTCCGGACATTCTCTCcggactgtccaaggaggaaaagacagtgtcAAGTCAGGAGACTCTGATCAAAACTCTTCCCCTTTCTCACagacatcccccctccccccccccccacctcccaaagacattgcttttctccttctcagcagcacctttgttccattccctgtccagagctccaccttgtgctggctgagtgtgccacgaggagcagggacctctgcccaacggctccagaggcatcagtcctgctctaATGTAGAAGGACTTTTCAACATCTTCACACCCAAATCGGAGgcattttttccagcaaagcaaCAGCTTCAATTTGGGgtagggggcaggggaggggggcttgcttgttgctctgctctgcagggaaGAAATATGTACCCTCTACACTGCTCTCAGTGTGAAGACGAGTGAGTCCTAAGAGGCCaaagctctccctgtgccctacGACAGAGCCAGCACGctggtctccccagcagtcccagtcCCAGATGCCTTGCACGTGCACCTCTCTC from Struthio camelus isolate bStrCam1 chromosome 29, bStrCam1.hap1, whole genome shotgun sequence carries:
- the LOC138062767 gene encoding olfactory receptor 14J1-like, translated to LHYGTLMGTRACVRMAAAAWATGFLNALLHTANTFSIPLCQGNVLDQFFCEIPQLLKLSCSNTYLREVGLNVVSACLFFGCFIFIVLSYVQIFRAVLRMPSEQGRHKAFSMCLPHLVVVSLFISTSFFAHLKPPSISSPALDLVVAVVYSVVPPAVNPLLYSMRNKELKDALKKLIQLVGGLEKELPGLDNRLTFLDLTERDQEVCEEPPKTLSPLCMGSVSGDREKTRDREAAPISQEEKL